The nucleotide sequence AACAAAAACACGGAACATTACCGACGAAATAAGTGCATTTCAAGCAATTATTACTCCAAACATAATCAACGATATTGTCCGatatacaaataaatacaTCGAATCCAAACGTAATACGATTTCATATTCGAGGGAACGAGACTGCCAAAATACAACAATTTGCGAAATATTAGCTTTATTTGGAACTCTTTTCTTGATTGGCACGAAGAAAGGATCTCATGTAAACGTGATAGATCTGTGGAATAGTGATGGCACCGGCATTCAAATTCTCCGAGCAGTAATGGGTTCCAAgcgatttttatttctgttgagAAGTCTTCGTTTTGATGATAAATCAACAAGGAATGAAAGGAAGAAAACGGATAAGTTGGCTCCAATCAGATCAATCCTTGATTCCTTTGTCAATAATTGTAAAAACAGTTATAACGTTAGCGAATATGTAACCATTGACGAAATGTTGCACTCGTTTAGAGGTAGATGTAGTTTTGTGCAATATATACCAAGCAAACCTACTAAATacggtataaaaatttttgccaTGTGCGATGCCAAATCTTTTTATACCAGCAACTTTGAAATTTATTGTGGGCAACAACCAAATGGAATTTATAAAGTTTCCAATTCACCCATCGACATTGTGAAACGGTTAATAACACCAATTGAAAATTCTGGTAGAAACCTAACGACGGACAATTGATATAGTAGCTTAACCTTAGCTAAATATcttctagaaaaaaaaattacattcatCGGAACATTACGTAAAAACAAACGTGAAATTTCTCCGGAGTTTGTGCCAAATAAAAATCGTCAACCTCAATCATCTTTATTTGGCTTTCAACAAGATACTGCATTAGTCTCTTATGTCCCAAGAAAAAACAAAGCCGTTATATTATTATCAACGATGCACGACTTACCGGAAGTTGACGAAGAATCTCATAAAcccgaaataattttaagttataatcAAACAAAAGGAGCAGTAGATACGGTTGATAAGATGTGCTCTGCCTACTCTATTTCGAAGGTCACTAGACGATGGCCATTAGCCCTGTTTTTTACGCTGCTAAATATAGCAGGAATAAACTCgcaaatattgtattttacaAAACATTCTACGGGAAATCAGTGTCGTCGAAGAATTTTCTTAAGTAATTTAGCAATTGCTTTTATGAAAGAGCAACTAATTATGAGAGCTCAAATAATTTCGCTGCCAAAGGATATTCGAGGCGCTGAGTGCGGGACGTCGGAAACACAATCAACTCAATCTAAAAAACCAGGGAGGTGTAAATTGTGTACAAATACAAATACTAcacaaaaatgttgtaaatgtAAGCAATTCATATGTAAAAAACACTCAAAAACTATGATAACTTGCTCGACTTGTGAAATGCATTCAGACTCTGACtcataattgatttattagttgttcattatgttattatgttattgtaaacacataaaatataacaataaagtGTCGTGTATTCtctatattgttttttttttgtgaattaaCCTGCTcgtgtaataaaaataggcGCGCCTGCCGAAAGgttaaggaaaggggttatctatcataccccgtaactttgcaggggatggtcagaggcaaataagaaaaaacacgtcattaatatttttaaacgtactataaggacacataatatcgccgaaatcgacagggtagtttttaaaatattccaaaaaactaggggtagtttaccccctgaagtcctcagatatatgtgtgatatatcaatggaaagctctttgaaaatgaatatcagtttacatttaccacatttcgatacctattttcgttttcagtctataagcgaatatatatatttcgccccgatttccaacccttataactcgccccaggggctttattagcacgtataaaaaaatacgtaaaccttatttttggccatactatcgctgtaccaaattgcaacaaaatcggtgagggacagttctgatgTCCTTGTAAgtacaattttttctatttatttaaatattaataagtgATAATAATGGATAACATTTACTCAGTTCTACCTATAGAATAgttatttaagatataagtgttaaaagtaagattttattttgtgtgtGGAGATGATTGAAAAACGCGTGTTATGTGCtctttgaatgattttaatttatttttgagtaacGTAATTAAATCCAGTAATGTATATTGGGGTTACTAGCTTCTCATTAACCTTTTAAAAATCGCGCCAGTAATTGGCTTCCGCGCATCATCACTTTCTGCGCGTAAGCATACCTTACATTCATCTACCTTGGACACAAGGTTTATATACATAGGTTCCTAtactgcaatactttgattttagttttgttgGTGAGACGTAAGAGcgggagtgtttcgtgacgaAAGAGGAGGCGGATTGCGCGCGCAACCTCAAGGTCATGTTTAGTGAGAGCTGAAGTGTCTTCTCTGgtataacataaatcaattACTACTTTAGTTTCCCTcaattattttgtgataagtgaatttatatcaaaaattaaattgaattattttccgTTTTCCTACCGCAGTTAATTATATACCacactaaatatattaaaataattcaaattcattattttaaaaatttgaattatttcccGGTATTATTTTCCGCCAATtacgtaatgcgcagtatggtcacagaataaccagatgTGACACTGACGTCGATTCTTTTGATGTTGGCAGCATCTCGTTTTATGACCTCGATTTAAAATCCGCCATCATATCGCGAGGATCCGTAGGCGCCATAAACGCACAATGAATGAGAGAGACAACTTAATTTACCACCAATAGCAGCCATACCTTGCTTCCTCGCAATAATATGACGTCAGATTTGGTGGGATACCGCCAGTgtcacttctggttattctgtggtatGGTACGCAACCATACcacagaataataataaacctagacaacctcttatatacAAACATTGCCTTGAAACGGATGTAACTATGTTGTTTTAGAGGGCGTCCAAAATGGCGTCTCGAACTCGAATGGAAAATTTATCAGGGTCCTCAAATTtacaaatcaataaaaatcaccaaattcaataaaaatgcacaaaagaaaaaggaaacaaCTAAAAGATCGAGccctgaaaataatatttagtaGAATATTTTTACCTTAAGATAAACGTGTAGCCGTGTTGATTAAAACGGAACCAGGAACGCCAATAACAATTGACCAGATTAGTTTAGATCTTCTTGTCGATTTGTTCTACGACAAGAAGATCTCCAAAACCAATTAATGAGattcttcaataaaaatcttcTACAACCATGCGGTTAAGCTTTACTAAAAATTACACCTGTGTACTACACCAAGGATCGATAACGAAAGAGGAAGAGGAAACGCGGTACGGATTAATGATATCCGCATCCCCACCcctaacattaatagatcTCACAAATATCGATAAATTCACCAACGAAACTCATGTTACatagagttagttctacttttagttaaacaaaaatgtgcaatcatctagcgctgaataacaattaaaactaaaccaagtcttaatattaattcttcTCTATAATTATCTTTCAACTAACATTTCCCGCCGTTCGATATTATTAATCTTTCTACATAAAGATGGCACCTCTGCTGTTAGAAATCTGAAATAGAGATGCGCATTAGCAGAGAGAATTTGAAAACCTGGAGCCGCTTCCAGCTCCAGTGAGCTCCCAGTTATTGTGAATATCATCTTTAACATCAAACGGTGTCATGTAAATCAAACCACGTCTGGAGATGAACTGAACTTTTTAAAACctgttttatataataaacttaaacttacatttaaatataacatctacctttctttattttacttttcgtACTGTAAACTAATTACTAACTATCTTGAAACTAActaattaagtaattttaaaagaaaactattaaatgataataaaataaaaactagaaactaTTCTGCAGTATATCTATTCGGCGGTCGAATAGTTCTGCCAAAACTTGATGTTTTTTCATTATCTACAACTACGGGTTTTAACGTATCATTAATAGTATTTTCACATGTATTATcgtatacaaatttattagttcgtaaattattaaattggtaATCTATGGTTTTTGAGCTTTTATCGGGtttcaaataaatcatattGCGAATAATACATCGtctatcttatttttttattttatagaacGTGGCCcaattatctttattattatgcCAGATTGCCAGATATCTTTtgtttaaattgatatcttaTCAAACTACCTGTCTTAAAATGATTACGCAACTTTACAcctttttaatcataataacttttggttttgttttgatgatttaaaaaatttgatttaaattcttttttgttgatcAATTTTgggtttaataaatttgtcttTAGCATACATTCCGTAAATGGGTGTGTTTCGATAGGCTAATAAtgacatatacagggtgtatctgaatgactgcaacaaacttcaagggtgattctttagtgaattttaagggtactttgatatatgaaccatgagcgacttcggctcccctaaggagctacacccctccaaaaatgacggaaaat is from Onthophagus taurus isolate NC chromosome 8, IU_Otau_3.0, whole genome shotgun sequence and encodes:
- the LOC139431330 gene encoding piggyBac transposable element-derived protein 4-like encodes the protein MSGNDNLRDGLLDFLEEEPKESIDDSDISDEEEEIVQSEHDSDSEQSANETEEAHTRSGDFFLGRGKPKVIKKTSSASKSEVNQQDDESLKWYKNPNKRPSKIRGKNIVKVLPGLTTKTRNITDEISAFQAIITPNIINDIVRYTNKYIESKRNTISYSRERDCQNTTICEILALFGTLFLIGTKKGSHVNVIDLWNSDGTGIQILRAVMGSKRFLFLLRSLRFDDKSTRNERKKTDKLAPIRSILDSFVNNCKNSYNVSEYVTIDEMLHSFRGRCSFVQYIPSKPTKYGIKIFAMCDAKSFYTSNFEIYCGQQPNGIYKVSNSPIDIVKRLITPIENSGRNLTTDN